The Acanthopagrus latus isolate v.2019 chromosome 1, fAcaLat1.1, whole genome shotgun sequence genomic interval TCCCGCCTGCTGCCACGTGGCGAGCTGCTGTCCGCCGTGACCAACATGGCACTCAGCGACAATGAGATTTTCAAACTCATGGAGGTCCTGAACCAGAAGGCCGGGGTCCGCCACGGCTCCTGGCAGCTGGTACGTAAACAGCTAACAAGTGGTGGGACAACAGATGACGTTAGCTTCTACGGTCAGCGGCTAACAATGGAAACTAACAATGTTCATACAAACTGCTAGTTCATTCACCACCAATTATTAACAGTTAGCTCACTCACCAGTTAATGTTAGCATGTATAaagttagcagttagctcagAATAAAgccacacagtacacacacaaacattatagCAGCAACAGATAGCTGCAAATGATAGCTGCCAGCACATTCACCACCTATATTAGCAGCGGCTAGCAGGATTAGCATCCAGTTACAATGGAAAATGCAGGTCGTGTCTGTAATCACAAGGTTTCATGGAGGCGAGAAGAAGATGGATGAAAGCAGCAATGActtccacaaacaaacacctaaATTATTGCTtatttacagtttcagtttttaccCTGCAGCCAATGTGCCTTTCTTACAGTGTTACCTTAGAGCTGTACCATctttaaatattatttctgATATTTACGTTCTGTATTAGTAGCTGCAGCAGCCGGGCTCACTGTAGGTCCGATGGTTCTGGCTCATGTcaggtttgtgtttctgctctgcagcccaCATGTACTGAAAGTAGCCTGAGTAGCCTGTGTTAGAAAACCTTTGAATGAAAACTGATCAGATGGTGAAGTCGAGTCTCTTCACGATGTTCAGGCGAGTCAGAGAGGAGATCCGATGTCAGTTCTGaagaaacagctggaggagaaagagaagctgCTGACCTCCGAGCAGGACGGCGCCACTACTGCCAAGAACCGTCTGCGAGAGCTCAGCAAGGTGAGCCGGGCAGAGTTCTGATCATCACAGGGTCTCTGCCAGATTTACCCCTTCAGTTCTGTTAGTCTATTCGACCCAATAGGAACCAGGACAGCTTTAAATATGTCGCACCTGTAGAGGAGCAGTGAGAAAGAACACAAAGATGTAAAAGTATTTGAGACAGAAGGGACAGAATCAGACGTTTCTCAAagtatcaaaacaaaagacttgaTCCACCAGATTCTAGACAAAGAACTGAATCAGCACCAGAAGTTCTGTGCGTGCAGTTACACCCTCCAGATTACTGTCGGGTACATACAGTCATCAGGTTTCAGCCGCCTCACAAAGTCAGATGTGGTCTTGTTGTATTTCCTTCTTCAGGAACTTGGGGCAGAGAAATCTAAGATGGCTTCTTTGGAGGCCCGTCTGAAGGCGGAGCAGAGTGCTCGAGTCCAGGAGGTCACCGGCCTGCAGACCAGAATCCAGACTGCTGACCAggaacacctgaaacacacccaGCAGCTGAACCAGAAGGTACTGATCATCTAACGTTGAATTCCTCTGTGGCAGATCAAAGAAGGCTTCGAGTCCGGTGTCAGGCTCAGTCGAGTccctgagagcagcagcacaggtcCAGTCTTACATCCTGTCAGTCAAGTCTCAGGTCAAGTCTAAGGTTCTTGAAGGCAGGTCCGAGTGAAGCCAGTTCTGGGAcagatgtttacagtgtgtttagcTAACTGTGTGTTCAACCTGAACAGATCGGgagtctgcaggagcagctggagaacgGTCCGAATGCTCAGCTGGcccggctgcagcaggagaactCTATCCTCAGAGATGCCCTGAACCAGGCGACCAGCCAGGCTGAGAGCAGGTAACGTGCACATGGTTctgttgatgatgatgcacTCTGGGACTCGTAGTTGACTTAGTTCGTACTGATGACTCGTCCAGGAGGACTAGGAGTCCATCACAGTGTTGACAAGATGTAGGCGACTGTTGGATGGACAGAACCATTGATGTCCATCATCCGGTCTGATACTCACCCTCCTTTGCAGGCAAAATGCGGAGCTGGCCCGCCTCAGGCAGGACTGTGTCCGTCTGGGTCGGGAGCTGACCGAGCGTACTGACGCTCTGCGGACCGACGAGGAGTGCAGGAAGAGTCTGGAGGCCAAGATGACCGCCATTGAGCAAGAACTGACCCAAGCCCAGGTCAGAATCACAGAGCTGTTGTCCTCAAATGTCAAAACTCAAAACTCCTGTTTCTTCAAATGTCTGGATGTTGTAACTGATGGAGCcgggttctgttctgttgtctgtATGTGCAGCTGGTCCACAGGGACACTGAGCGGGTTCTGCAGCAGCGACTGGAGGAAGTGTGCTCGGACCTGAAAGTCTCgcagcaggaagctgctgctgttagcgGTCAGTGTTTCTGTTAGCATGTTGGTAACTCAGCCCAAAGTTTCAGCAATGAGAACCAGTTCTGTGGAAACTCCAGAACAAGGTTCTGATCGGTCACGTCTGTGGTTTCACCTCATCCAGATCAACTAGAAACCCAGTAAGCTGGTTGTTGTGCTGTTTGCTCCTCAGAGCTGCAGGGGGCACTGGTGTCCAGAGAGGCGGAGCTACAGGAGCTCAAGGCCCAACTGGAGAACCGGGCTGCAGTCCAGGTAGAACCTGAACTCTCACATTTTTTGGGTGATTTcgttttattgatttcattcTGCCGCTCATCCAgtactcctgctgctgctgacaggatGTGATAGCGCAGATGGTGCTATTTGTTAAAGGAGTTGATTTTAATTGCATCAGGGGGGCGGGGCTTCTCCCTCGGGGTCATACCGGGAGGCAGGAGGTCAGTCACAGCTGGACGTGACGAGAGGTTGGTctttgtgatgatgtcatagttAAACACGATGCGCGACGATCAGCGGGACAGGTTTTAAAATCATCTTTCAGCGTCATTTCATTAGCAGAAATAATTTGTGGATCTTTGTGGAGCTGATCcgatgtttgtgtctgcagatggACGAGTCGTCTGAcgtgcagcagctgaagagccGGTACCAAACTCTTCTTCTGCTCACCATCATTCACTTGCACATGCACTTAAATACCCTCATGTGATGTCGTGTAGTTTAACTTCCTGTGTGTCTTCCTGTCAGTGTACAGAGCAGAGACGAGCAGGTCGTTGCTCTGGAGGCGGAGCTTTCTCAGCTGAGGGAGGAGCTAcagctgctgacatcatcacagaggtcagaaacagagaagaagctCTGCGACATTTCACAGttctcattttcactttgaCCACAGCAGCACCTGGTGGACAGAACAGGAAGTGCACCGCCAAACTTTCAGCAGccattttatgtctctttgtgtcCCCAGAGCGACGGAAGGCGACGCAGCAGCCAGAGATCAGATGAACAAAGACGTAGGTTTGAATCCACaaactgacatcatcacattgATCCACGGTGCACCTGCTGAAGGTcgaagctaatgctaatgctagcttcAGCAGCTAACTACCACTGATGCACTGATGAGAagctgcttctgtttcctcGTTTCTTAACTCACTGTTACTGCCCGGTTTGTGTCAGACATCAGTTCTACCTGCAGAGATCAAAGAACTGCTGTCAGAACAATCACTCTGGTTCTGAtggttcttcttctcctctgcagggaTCAGGAAGTGAGACAGAGTCCGAGCAGCCATTTGAAAGGTGAGAACACACCTGaccaaacagctgatgtgtttcaggtgcagctgctgagtgacattgtgtctgttgtttgtcGTCTGTCAGTCTGGAGGAAGACTCTCAGCTGCTGCGTCTGGAGGAAGAagtccagcagctcagagaggagcTCCAACAGGCCCGTCACCACGGCACCGTGAGTCCAAGTCCAGCACCTCACTCATCTCTTCAACCATTTACacaagaagaaacatgttattgatctaaacatgtcacattttacaagaACAGTAACAATATACCAAACTAATCACTTTTCATTCTGATGGTTTCGAATTTTACTTCAGGAGCTGCAAGAGAAAATAGCATTGTCAGCAGCAGCGTCTTCAACTGCAGAGCGTCTAAGCGACCAGAGAGAGGCGGAGCTCCAAGCAGCGCTGGTCAGTGaagaacaggaagctgcaggacttttattgtgaagtctTGACCTCTGTGTGGTGAATTGAATATTACATTCctcatgtgtttctgtcttcagactgAAGCTCAGTCCAGGATTGCCTCCCTGCGTTCGGACTTCCAGGCATCACTGCAGATTCTGTTTCCTGGCGTCCATGTGGATGTGGACCAGGTCGGTCTGCTCTTCATCTGAACATTCATTCACTGGTGAACTCTTCTGATCACACTTGAACCTGTTTGTCGTTTTGTTGCAGAGTGactggctgcagcttctcacTCGGACAGCTGAGGAGAGCAGAAGTGAAGCAGAGCGTTCTCTCTCCGAGGTAAACCCACGGACGTCCTCCACGCTGCTGACAGGTGATACAGGTGATATGTTTGgtatttgatgtgtttatgtggTTGTCAGGTGCAGTTGAGGCTGATGGAGGCTCAGATGAAACAGACAGAACTGCAAACGGAGTTCGATCAgaaagtgaagctgctgcaggaaacagtAAAAATTTCACTTGTCTGCATGTTGTGTTCCTGTGTCGTGATGTCATGGTGATGACGGTTGTGTCTGTGGCAGGAGGCGGAGCTTCAGGCTCTGCAGCGGCgctctgaagaagaagaaaacgagtggaagaagaaactgtgtgaagctgagcagcagaaacaaacagtgagcatcacaaacacaatctgGGTTCATAAAGAGACCCGTTCACTCAGGCGGCTGCTCTCCTCCGTTAGGTGTTCTGTGGCATGTGAAGTCTTATTACAACACCTGTAACCTggtttctgtctgcaggtcctggatcagctgcagctgctggaggaccaAGCTCAGACAGACAAGACGGACACAGACAGCACTCAGCAGGTCCGTCCTGAAGTACCGACTCTGGGCGATGCTTCTCTGTTAATAAAGTTCTAAGTTCTGTATCGAATGGACCTGTTTCAGTTtgctgaagatgtttcaccttcATCCACGAAGCTTCTTCACTTCAGAGTAACTTTAAACTCTacgtgggagtgtccttacagagtgtgggagtgacCTTACATGGTGTGGGAGTGACCTTACATGGTGTGGAGTGTTCTTACATAGTGtgagagtgtccttacagagtgtgggagtgtccttagaGTGTGGGAGTGaccttacagagtgtgggagtgacCTTACATGGTGTGAGAGTGTCCTTAGAGTGTGGGAGTGTGCtaacagagtgtgggagtgttgTTAAGTTTGCGTGGGACTCGTTGATACCATCCCAACTCACGAGTCCAGTTGTGTCAACGACTCACAAATAGCCCTAACAACTCTGTCAGGACACTTCCACTCTGTCAGGACACTCCTACATAAAGTTTAAAGCCTACAGCTCCACCAGTTAGTTAGAAGTGAAGAAGCGTCTctgatgagaggtgaaatgtcttcaacaaACTCAAACAAGTCCACTTGAATATGGTACAGAACCTAGAGGTACCAGgactggatgactgagaacttcatcagtgtttcaatgactctgtgtttgctgtctcagctgaaggagcagctgatgctgctggaggctcagctggagaaacagctggaggaggccacattcagtcagagctgcagcgagGAGCTCGCTCAGGTCCGACATCACATCTATCACACCCAACACACAAATAACCACAAGTGTAACGATTGATCCTAAATTATCTGAGTTGTTAGTAAACTGTCCAAATATAAATCACGTGTCAGACcgtccagaaccagaactcacTGCACAATCTACTTTACTGAAGCCGCCAGAAACAGCAAGCAACAGGAAgtcactcgtgtgtgtgtgtgtgtgtgtgtgcaggtgcagtctcagctgcagcaggtgtccgtcaggctgcaggtggagcaggagcagcGTCAGCAGCtggatgcagagctgcagcaggtctCCTCCTTCACATCCATCACATTAATTACCAAAGTTTAGAACCACGACTgaactgcttcctgtttgttttcaggctcgacaggaagtgttggagctgcagcagaagctGGAGGCTGCTCAGAGTTCTACTGCTCCGCTCCAGGTTGGTTCTGATCAACTAGTTTGTCCCGACTGTTTACACTCTGCAGGCAGCGGTCCGAACGCCATCGTGATGGGGCAGCTGTCACCAGACACCTGAGCTGACCGTGCCGATGTGTGTGTGACGAATGTAACGTGTGTGAACAAGTGTGAGCAGGGGTGaacaggtgtgagcaggtgtgagcAGGGGTGAAgaggtgtgagcaggtgtgagcaggggtgaacaggtgtgagcaggtgtgagcAGGGGTGAGCAGGTGTGAGCAGGGGTGAGCAGgggtgaacaggtgtgaacaggggtgaacaggtgtgagcaggggtgaacaggtgtgaacaggggtgaacaggtgtgagcaggtgtgagcaggtgtgagcAGGGGTGAAgaggtgtgagcaggtgtgagcAGGGGTGAACAGGGGTGAAGAGGTGTGAGCAGGGGTGAAGAGGTGTGAGCAGGGGTGAACAGGTGTGAGCAGGGGTGAACAGGGGTGAAGAGGTGTGAGCAGGGGTGAAGAGGTGTGAGCAGGGGTGAGCAGGTGTGAGCAGgggtgaacaggtgtgaacaggggtgaacaggtgtgagcaggtgtgagcAGGGGTGAACAGGGGTGaacaggtgtgagcaggtgtgagcaggggtgaacaggtgtgaacaggggtgaacaggtgtgagcaggtgtgagcAGGGGTGAGCAGgggtgaacaggtgtgaacaggggtgaatcagaatcagaatcagaaatcctccCGCAGACGGCGAAATTTGTTTGTTacagcagcgacagaatattacaaaaacagaaacatattataagcaataaaattaaaaagggaagaaatagacatatatacatatttaaatgatgtagtacaaaattaacagcagttttcttccttagattttaaatacagataataaatatggaataaatatggatgttaaggaaattgaccagatagtgcaaaaacagaagtgacctttgtgcagacatactgcacagtgcagagtacagggtgaggtctatatggagcagtgctggttgtacagtctgacagcagcagggaggaaggacctgtgatacctctccttcacacacttagggtgtatcagtctgttgctgaaggagctgcccagtgctgagatagtgtcctgcagATGGGACTCCTGCACtagcagtgatgacagcttgtccatcatcctgctctctcccacaaCCTGCACTGtgtcaagagggcatcccaggatggaggTGGacttcttgataagtttatcaagtctcctcctgtctgctgcggagatgctgctgctccagcagactactccatagaaaatggctgatgccaccacagagtcatagaaagaggtcaggaggtccCCCTGCGCCCCAAAGGACCTGACCTTCCTtagcagatacagtctgctctgacctttcttgtatgtagctgcagtgtgatcagtccagtccagtttatcgttcaggtgaactcccaggtacttgtaagatgtcaccatctcaatgtctgttcccaggatgttcacctgtgcAGGGTTGTTGTGCCtgcagaaatccaccaccagctctttggtcttcctgGTGTTGAGCTGGATGTGGACAGGggtgaacaggtgtgtgtgcaggtgtgagcaggtgtgtgaGCAGGCCCCCATATTGGAGTCAGGAGGTGCTGCTTCACTGATGTTCTGGATCTCATACTGAAGCTCAGCAGCTGACACAGGTGTTCTTGTTTGTGCAGGAGGTGCcggtggaggtgaaggtggaggtgaaggaggagacaCCTGTGTGAACCACTCTCTGCTTCCTTGGTGTCCTGTCACCATGGTTACGTGTAGCGGTCACCGCGGTGCAGCTCGGTGTGGTTCTCTGACTTGGTTAATAAAGCGAGAGTGACTCTGCTGCCGTCGTCCGTCTCTGATTTCTGTCTGCACAAACTCACAGGACTCGACAGATGAGAGCCAATTTTATTGATCAAGTAACATAAATAGGACAAATGTTTCACTGTACAGaccaaagtaaaaataaatagtgTCACAGCAATAAATTAAAAGCATGAGATGACAGTAGCCTGTTAGCTCGGAGTCAGTGAGACATGTCGGTCTCCGAGGACGATGACTATTTACAcgttttattttacaggtttTCAGTAGGCGGCGTTTCTCTCCAGTTCACATTCGTCTTTTTACAACTTCAACAACTTCAGCAACAAGTTAAAAAACTAAGAAAAGCAAAAAGTAGCGGCTGATTATTAAAAACCTTTAGTTACATGTTACAACGGCGTCGTCACAGCTATCAACATCTCGTCAGTATCAAATACTTCAGTCAGCAGttacaaaaatatcacacactCTGGGTATTCTCACGAGCATCATCAGGTCCTACGACACCGAGGGTCAGTGAACGCAGCAGCTCGCAACCTCCAGTTCGGCTCTTCAGTCCCGACACGTCGACCTTTGACCCTGCGTGACCTCCAACTGCTGGGaggagctttattttgaaggggaacgatttaatttgaaattacaggaaaaaaaaatttctttttttttctccaatgtttttctttacatgATGTCATGCGTTTTAATATAAGAGACGTTTTCTGGCTCCAGGTTTGTCTGACGTGTGTCGACCCGACTGACTCATCGGGTTTGTGATGGTCAGCGATGAAGAACGCAGCAAGcgtctgaagctgctgctgtttccaggTAACGAGACTGAAGGGCAGAACGCTTGTTTTCACATTACAGAACATCAGTGAAGCGGACAGTGGTTGAGGTTTGGACCTTGACACAGAACCATGATCTGATCCTCCTCCAGTTTTATTCAAACTGAAAGAGGACCATGATCAGTACTATTGATCCGGTTCTTGTTCTGAGGTTTAAAGGAAGTTAAACTAAAAATGAGCATTGTTTGTATtcagacagagagctgaagccccgccccttcctgttcctctCATGGACCTCATCGATCAAACCTTTGTTTGGTACTGAAGGGAGATGATAAAGTGCTGATCCAGTCTGAACTGGGTGAGAATCTcctgatgtttgtcagtttgtcatcagACTGAACTCACCTCTCCTgactgtagagctgctcctgtatatcagcagctcagaactgaaccagaaccttTTCTGACCCAGTTGGCTCGATGTTGGTTCTGGTGCCATGTTGatgagacgatgtagttcactgagctttaacacaaaactacaacaaactgacaaacatcatgtgtgagaTTCTGATCCAGTTCAGACCGGATCAGTACTTTATCATCTCTCTTCACTACAGACACTACAGAAGATTTGACCAACGAGGTCCATGAGgggaacaggaaggggcggggcttcagctcTCTATAAGAGGTGAAGATAACGAGCGCTCCTCGCTCCTCTGAGGGTTTGAGAGCTGCTGACCTGAACCTGCGAGTCCAGATTCAGACTTCAGGTCCGGATCCTGTGAGCTCTCCTTCAGTTTCATCGTTCGTGTGCATACAATCACGGCCGGAGCGTCGACGGCCGACAGCCGGCGCTCCGCTGGAGGTGAAGAGGAAACATCACGTGGACGCAGAAGCTGCAGGTTCTCCAGCGTGCAGCCACAGAACCTGATGTCCTGGTGACTGCAGCTTTCATAGTCCAGccctgcgcgcacacacacacacacacacacacacacacacacacacacacacacacacactaaaatgaaaatgagcaaCTCAAGCTGATGTAAACATTATTCAGGAGAAACCTGAGACGTTTcaaactttgtgttttaaacattttaaacgTGGCGTCCTGATGACGCTGCTGCCAGCCGggtccacttcctgttcctgtgtgatgtcagagacGAACCGcttcacaaattaaaatgaaaccGAACGTAAAGCCGTCGCTGCgaactgacagactgacaggtaGCAACAGAAACTCAGTGGGCGGGGCCTCAAGGATgaccacacacacctgaacgTGTAGTGAACAGCAGGGAGCACGGACACCAGGTTGTGACTGGATGGCAGGTGCCATTAAAATCGTCCAATCAGGCCCGGGCATCAGACACCAGAAGCATCATGGGAATTGGGGATTATCAAATTGttttttagattaaatgttCCTTAAACATCCATCTCCAGGCACCGCCAGCCTAGTTCCATCTGAGGAAAACAGCTTGCTTTCTTAAAAAGAACGACAGTCATTTGTGAGCTCACCACTATCATGCTAAACCCTTTTTCTGTGTCCTGGGTATGAAGCCATTAATCGGACCTGCTCGGCCCGGTGGTCACTCACGGTACCACAGCTACAAACTCTCCTCTGACCCAGGAGGGATATTCTGCACAGAGCTCCATAATAAAAGAGACGTCTTTAAAACTGCAGACAGGCTCAGTTTGACTCTTTATGAAGAGATTTAAatatctgtgacatcatcatgtaaCATCTACCGCACATGCTCAGAGGGTCGCAGAACCAGGAAGTAGAGTTCTGCTTGGAGAACATGTCCGTGGTATCCTGATGTTTAGTTCTGAGCAAGATGGCCGGTCAGGTTCACGACTTTTAAATAAACTGATGTTGCTCATTGTCCAGCATGTTCACCATCATGTGGGCTAACACAACGCAACTTAGCTGTGTTAGCT includes:
- the rrbp1b gene encoding ribosome-binding protein 1b isoform X2 codes for the protein MDVSDPQTLGFLVFGGFMIVSALGIALVSTLSMKETSYEEALAKQRRQLVQTQTHKSDKKKKSKAKKKEDRPDEKLSDPGSDGGEEPEVVTCTEPESDPEPVPEPDAAHEPKPMPEPEPEPEPTVVATTIMPAPASSPKEKKKKKSIKADPAAVVEAAAREVLVTATVPLVDAAPVNFDPEVNKEPTAAKSEEPKESLSKKKKSKKPEPVTDSAGSSRLLPRGELLSAVTNMALSDNEIFKLMEVLNQKAGVRHGSWQLASQRGDPMSVLKKQLEEKEKLLTSEQDGATTAKNRLRELSKELGAEKSKMASLEARLKAEQSARVQEVTGLQTRIQTADQEHLKHTQQLNQKIGSLQEQLENGPNAQLARLQQENSILRDALNQATSQAESRQNAELARLRQDCVRLGRELTERTDALRTDEECRKSLEAKMTAIEQELTQAQLVHRDTERVLQQRLEEVCSDLKVSQQEAAAVSELQGALVSREAELQELKAQLENRAAVQMDESSDVQQLKSRVQSRDEQVVALEAELSQLREELQLLTSSQRATEGDAAARDQMNKDGSGSETESEQPFESLEEDSQLLRLEEEVQQLREELQQARHHGTELQEKIALSAAASSTAERLSDQREAELQAALTEAQSRIASLRSDFQASLQILFPGVHVDVDQSDWLQLLTRTAEESRSEAERSLSELRLMEAQMKQTELQTEFDQKVKLLQETEAELQALQRRSEEEENEWKKKLCEAEQQKQTVLDQLQLLEDQAQTDKTDTDSTQQLKEQLMLLEAQLEKQLEEATFSQSCSEELAQVRHHIYHTQHTNNHKCND
- the rrbp1b gene encoding ribosome-binding protein 1b isoform X1, giving the protein MDVSDPQTLGFLVFGGFMIVSALGIALVSTLSMKETSYEEALAKQRRQLVQTQTHKSDKKKKSKAKKKEDRPDEKLSDPGSDGGEEPEVVTCTEPESDPEPVPEPDAAHEPKPMPEPEPEPEPTVVATTIMPAPASSPKEKKKKKSIKADPAAVVEAAAREVLVTATVPLVDAAPVNFDPEVNKEPTAAKSEEPKESLSKKKKSKKPEPVTDSAGSSRLLPRGELLSAVTNMALSDNEIFKLMEVLNQKAGVRHGSWQLASQRGDPMSVLKKQLEEKEKLLTSEQDGATTAKNRLRELSKELGAEKSKMASLEARLKAEQSARVQEVTGLQTRIQTADQEHLKHTQQLNQKIGSLQEQLENGPNAQLARLQQENSILRDALNQATSQAESRQNAELARLRQDCVRLGRELTERTDALRTDEECRKSLEAKMTAIEQELTQAQLVHRDTERVLQQRLEEVCSDLKVSQQEAAAVSELQGALVSREAELQELKAQLENRAAVQMDESSDVQQLKSRVQSRDEQVVALEAELSQLREELQLLTSSQRATEGDAAARDQMNKDGSGSETESEQPFESLEEDSQLLRLEEEVQQLREELQQARHHGTELQEKIALSAAASSTAERLSDQREAELQAALTEAQSRIASLRSDFQASLQILFPGVHVDVDQSDWLQLLTRTAEESRSEAERSLSEVQLRLMEAQMKQTELQTEFDQKVKLLQETEAELQALQRRSEEEENEWKKKLCEAEQQKQTVLDQLQLLEDQAQTDKTDTDSTQQLKEQLMLLEAQLEKQLEEATFSQSCSEELAQVRHHIYHTQHTNNHKCND